The Balneola sp. MJW-20 genome window below encodes:
- a CDS encoding Gfo/Idh/MocA family protein, with protein MESIKWGILSTAKIALKDVIPAIKRSELGTVHAICSRDPEKAKAVAEGLDIPVAYSSYEDLLADEEIDAIYNPLPNHLHVPWTLKALEAGKHVLCEKPITPTLTEAEDLLEKTRQYPDLKVMEAFMYRFHPQWTKVKELVSEGVIGDLKTMDCIFTYYNDDPDNIRNKYKDGGGGLLDIGCYCVSAPRFIFGEEPVEVKGYLQIDPEFGVDHLASGLLRFNKGMSTFTASMEIHAHQNVKIFGTKGHIDIPQPFNPPAHRPSTIFVVTDTESRVIDIPAADQYTLQCDAFARSVIDDSPVPTPLEDAVANMRILDRIRR; from the coding sequence ATGGAAAGTATTAAATGGGGCATACTCAGTACAGCTAAAATAGCTTTAAAGGACGTGATCCCGGCAATAAAAAGATCAGAGCTGGGGACTGTTCATGCTATCTGCTCCCGGGATCCGGAAAAAGCCAAAGCCGTTGCAGAGGGGCTTGATATTCCCGTCGCTTACAGTAGTTATGAGGATCTCCTTGCGGATGAGGAAATCGATGCTATCTATAACCCTCTTCCCAATCACCTTCATGTTCCATGGACCCTGAAAGCCCTCGAAGCCGGGAAGCATGTGCTATGTGAGAAACCCATAACACCCACCCTCACCGAGGCCGAGGACTTACTTGAAAAAACCAGACAGTATCCTGATCTAAAGGTCATGGAAGCCTTTATGTACCGTTTTCACCCTCAATGGACCAAAGTTAAGGAGCTGGTCAGTGAAGGGGTTATCGGTGACCTGAAAACCATGGACTGCATCTTTACCTACTACAATGATGATCCGGACAACATCCGGAATAAATACAAGGATGGTGGGGGTGGCCTCCTGGATATTGGCTGTTACTGTGTTTCAGCTCCCCGGTTCATCTTTGGTGAAGAACCCGTTGAAGTGAAGGGATATCTGCAGATCGATCCGGAATTCGGAGTAGACCACCTGGCATCAGGATTACTCCGCTTCAATAAAGGGATGTCGACCTTCACCGCTTCCATGGAAATTCATGCCCACCAGAATGTGAAAATATTTGGTACGAAGGGACATATCGATATACCGCAGCCATTTAATCCCCCGGCACACCGTCCTTCTACCATTTTCGTGGTCACGGACACTGAATCCCGGGTGATCGATATCCCTGCGGCTGATCAATATACCTTACAGTGTGATGCTTTTGCCCGTTCGGTTATAGATGACAGTCCGGTTCCCACTCCTCTTGAGGATGCAGTGGCTAATATGCGGATATTAGACAGGATCCGTCGTTAG
- a CDS encoding DEAD/DEAH box helicase, with translation MSFSSLNLLPSILKSLDEEGYTDPTPIQSQAIPVALKGKDLLACAQTGTGKTAAFAIPIIQLLQKRRTSSEDRKIRSLIVTPTRELAIQIDESFKNYGRHTDLRTTVVYGGVKQMKQVKRLKHGVDILTATPGRLLDLMNQGHISLADVEFFVLDEADRMLDMGFIHDIRKLLKVLPSKRQTFFFSATMPREIVQLSGSILKDPVKVEVTPESSTVETIQQGLYYVDKGNKNKLLIDVLQDDEIKSALVFTRTKHGANKVVKLLNRENIGAEAIHGNKSQAARQKALGNFKDQVTRVLVATDIAARGIDVDELQYVINYEIPNIPETYVHRIGRTGRAGADGTALSFCDANEKAFLRDIEKLIDQNIPVIDDHDFPLVDHNPPEAPKQQGRRSRNSRSTGRNGSSNGSSGSNKGPRAKSSSRNSSGQRRRRK, from the coding sequence ATGTCCTTTTCCTCCCTGAACCTGTTACCCTCTATCCTGAAATCATTAGACGAAGAAGGATACACTGACCCCACTCCCATTCAATCCCAAGCTATTCCCGTCGCACTTAAAGGTAAAGACTTACTGGCCTGTGCTCAAACCGGAACCGGTAAAACGGCCGCTTTTGCAATACCCATTATACAGTTACTTCAAAAAAGACGTACTTCCAGTGAAGACCGCAAGATCCGGAGCCTGATCGTTACCCCTACCCGCGAGCTGGCGATACAGATCGATGAGAGTTTCAAAAATTACGGCCGCCATACAGACCTCAGAACCACCGTTGTTTACGGCGGTGTTAAGCAGATGAAACAGGTCAAAAGGCTAAAACACGGTGTGGATATACTGACCGCTACACCCGGACGATTACTCGACCTGATGAATCAGGGGCATATATCGCTGGCTGATGTGGAATTTTTTGTGCTGGATGAGGCTGACCGCATGCTGGATATGGGTTTTATCCATGATATCCGGAAACTGCTTAAAGTGCTTCCATCCAAACGACAGACCTTTTTCTTTTCGGCTACCATGCCGCGTGAGATCGTTCAGCTATCAGGTTCTATCCTGAAAGACCCGGTCAAAGTAGAAGTGACCCCTGAGTCCTCAACGGTAGAAACCATTCAACAGGGATTGTATTACGTAGACAAAGGGAATAAGAACAAACTGCTGATCGATGTATTGCAGGATGATGAGATCAAGTCTGCCTTGGTCTTTACCAGAACCAAACATGGTGCCAATAAGGTAGTTAAGCTCCTGAATCGTGAGAATATCGGAGCAGAGGCCATACATGGAAATAAATCGCAGGCTGCACGACAGAAGGCTTTAGGCAATTTCAAAGATCAGGTAACCCGGGTTCTTGTAGCCACCGATATCGCTGCCCGCGGAATCGATGTGGATGAACTGCAGTATGTAATCAATTACGAGATCCCGAATATTCCGGAAACCTATGTCCACCGTATCGGACGTACCGGCCGGGCAGGAGCTGACGGCACAGCACTGTCCTTCTGTGATGCAAACGAAAAAGCATTCCTGCGGGATATTGAAAAGCTGATCGATCAGAATATTCCCGTGATCGATGATCATGATTTCCCGCTGGTGGATCACAATCCACCCGAAGCTCCAAAACAGCAGGGAAGAAGATCCCGCAACTCACGTAGTACCGGACGAAATGGTTCTTCAAACGGATCCTCCGGATCTAATAAAGGACCCAGAGCAAAAAGCAGCAGCAGGAACAGTTCCGGGCAAAGACGGAGAAGAAAGTAG